A genomic segment from Neodiprion lecontei isolate iyNeoLeco1 chromosome 1, iyNeoLeco1.1, whole genome shotgun sequence encodes:
- the LOC107222492 gene encoding DNA repair protein REV1 isoform X3: MTSKRKNRDAWAPTGFEEWGGYMAAKKAKLEEQFQERAAVEFKNNSTLFQGLCIFVNGYTKPSADELRLLMMEHNGVYHHYMRPRITTHIIASNLPYSKIMMYKKSQNPLPICKPEWITDSIKAGKLLNYQDYLLYSNHTKTQPKLAFAATSAKLAPELDTDKDKVILDDNSTKSKEVGPESSKPNTVSKQVSPTKEGGSRSVNSTKNPEFLSEFYNNSRLHHISTMGAVFKDYINELRDKSDKSFPGLESLKKLKRPNRTPETLDPMNSDSDEDLIDSSLDEKFAKQEPVIMHIDMDCFFVSVGLRNRPELKGLPVAVTHAKGNKAPQNASSREIEMKMYKERFKEKLNKGQKIEEKDQESSTVADKHYENASLSEIASCSYEARKAGLKNGMFLGQALKLCPDLKTIPYDFEGYKEVSYALYDIVATYTLDIEAVSCDEMYADCTKIISESGLRPLEFAEIIRKQITEKTGCPVSTGFGGNKLQARLATKKAKPNGQFYLEHKDVRRYMSTINIRDLPGVGATMTHKLNGMGVFTCAELQSVAIRELQKELGKKTGEMVYNMCRGIDNTKLNLEHVRKSVSAEVNYGIRFESATDADKFLKQLSEEVCNRLIKANVKGRCVTLKLMIRSKNAPVETAKYMGHGICDHITRSKNLISPVNDLSIIAKEVLTLWNQLQQIPEDVRGVGIQISRLESTKSSEKSNLMAFINKTQQPGSKNKPEILSIQNVPKESKLGRLHGFLLTSKQCTPIAKSTVNSTSLASSLQSTPSISSEKKAVTTSNSVESGGSAISKENKSLRQATSSISENGNQFIDQQLRSSKPESKPNNIEDHLLMQEIDESVLAELPEEIQREITDAAKSRVVKKVKNKQEILPPIQKHSPAIPKSRENPPLIQKKQDAYFKQSKPNIEKPKKSEMPPIQEVDLAVLLELPDEIRNEILNEYRAKANESKQLAIPGCSANAINNEVRDKSPIDEANLSISQVDPDVLAALPKDIQNDVKDYCASKKLEKNTTSAQMNNKNVLIPKRFGTATSRSTVNQKATRSIKSKVSDNGKSSKTSKNKKNILVNNTKSLKKSPEPKQQVLDNDPGPAAELLKLDTPDIESKIKENATDNIMSLSMAAKSGDPEDQKALLKLLVEELMDLSLKEVKIQIQNWISESDSVNEVDFLAFTTFLSSLPKEKRIEDLHVLLKTMHRFISKSKLCVWHRAYRKTVEHVQHHMLATYDSSLMVPSIECEHVACSNGEDT; the protein is encoded by the exons ATGACTTCAAAGCGAAAAAATAGGGATGCCTGGGCTCCCACAGGGTTCGAAGAATGG GGTGGGTACATGGCAGCTAAAAAGGCGAAGCTGGAAGAACAGTTTCAGGAAAGAGCAGCGGTCGAGTTCAAAAATAACTCAACGCTTTTCCAAGGACTTTGCATATTCGTTAATGGCTACACAAAGCCGTCTGCTGATGAACTGCGGCTTCTTATGATGGAGCACAACGGTGTCTATCACCACTACATGCGCCCACGCATAACGACGCATATAATAGCATCAAATTTGCCGTATTCAAAGAtcatgatgtataaaaaaagCCAAAACCCGTTGCCAATTTGCAAACCTGAGTGGATCACAGACAGCATTAAGGCTGGCAAACTGCTCAACTACCAGGATTATCTCCTGTACTCTAATCACACTAAAACCCAGCCCAAGTTGGCCTTTGCAGCAACTTCTGCCAAATTGGCACCAGAATTGGATACCGACAAAGACAAAGTAATTCTGGATGATAATAGTACGAAGAGTAAGGAGGTAGGTCCAGAGAGTTCTAAACCAAATACAGTTTCTAAACAAGTCTCTCCTACAAAAGAGGGCGGAAGTCGGTCCGTCAACTCCACTAAAAATCCTGAGTTCTTATCAGAGTTTTACAATAATTCAAGGCTGCATCATATTTCTACAATGGGGGCCGTCTTTAAGGATTACATTAACGAGCTCAGAGATAAGAGTGACAAGTCATTCCCGGGACTTGAGAGTctcaagaaattgaaaagacCTAATCGAACACCAGAGACTTTGGATCCAATGAATTCAGACTCTGATGAAGATCTGATCGACTCATCCTTAGATGAGAAATTTGCGAAGCAGGAACCAGTCATAATGCACATTGATATGGACTGCTTCTTTGTTTCTGTTGGGCTGAGAAATAGGCCTGAATTAAAGGGTCTCCCTGTGGCCGTGACGCATGCGAAGGGCAACAAAGCTCCCCAGAATGCAAGCTCGCGTGagatagaaatgaaaatgtacaAGGAGAGATTTAAAGAGAAATTGAACAAGGGGCAGAAGATAGAAGAGAAGGATCAGGAGTCGAGCACTGTGGCCGATAAACATTACGAAAATGCTTCTCTATCTGAAATTGCGTCATGTTCTTACGAAGCAAGGAAAGCTGGTCTCAAGAATGGAATGTTCTTGGGACAAGCATTAAAACTCTGTCCAGATCTTAAAACTATTCCTTATGACTTCGAAGGCTACAAAGAAGTCTCTTACGCTTTGTACGACATAGTGGCAACTTACACTTTGGACATCGAGGCGGTGAGTTGCGATGAAATGTATGCCGATTGCACAAAAATCATCTCTGAGTCCGGCCTGCGACCGTTGGAGTTTGCTGAGATTATAAGAAAACAGATTACTGAAAAAACTGGATGTCCCGTTTCTACTGGATTTGGTGGGAATAAATTACAGGCTAGACTAGCAACAAAGAAAGCTAAACCCAATGGACAATTTTACCTAGAGCATAAAGATGTTCGACGATACATGAGCACCATTAATATCAGAGACTTGCCAG gTGTTGGCGCTACAATGACCCACAAATTGAATGGAATGGGAGTCTTCACATGTGCCGAGTTACAGAGCGTAGCCATACGGGAGTTACAGAAAGAGCTGGGTAAAAAAACTGGAGAAATGGTTTACAATATGTGCCGTGGTATagataatacaaaattgaatttggagCATGTAAGAAAGTCAGTTTCTGCCGAAGTCAATTACGGAATAAGATTTGAAAGTGCGACAGATGctgataaatttttgaaacaattatcTGAAGAAGTTTGCAATAGGCTTATAAAAGCCAATGTAAAGGGTAGATGCGTCACTTTGAAGCTAATGATTAGATCAAAGAACGCCCCCGTTGAAACGGCAAAATATATGGGCCATGGAATTTGTGATCATATAACTAGGTCTAAAAATCTCATTTCACCTGTTAATGACTTATCCATCATTGCTAA AGAAGTTCTCACTCTATGGAATCAACTTCAACAAATACCAGAGGATGTTCGGGGAGTTGGAATACAAATTTCTCGATTAGAATCCACCAAAAGTAGTGAAAAATCTAATCTAATGGCATTCATTAATAAAACGCAACAGCCTGGTTCCAAAAACAAACCAGAGATTTTGAGTATACAAAACGTCCCAAAAGAATCTAAACTTGGAAGATTGCATGGTTTTCTCCTTACTTCTAAGCAATGCACGCCAATTGCTAAGAGTACGGTCAATTCAACAAGCTTAGCTAGTTCTTTGCAGAGTACTCCATCAATTTCTAGTGAAAAAAAGGCAGTTACAACTTCCAACTCAGTTGAAAGTGGAGGATCTGCGATcagtaaagaaaataaaagtctGCGACAAGCAACTTCTAGTATCAGTGAAAATGGCAATCAGTTTATTGATCAACAGTTAAGATCTAGTAAGCCTGAAAGTAAACCTAATAATATTGAAGATCATCTGCTGATGCAGGAGATCGACGAGTCTGTGCTGGCAGAACTGCCTGAAGAAATTCAAAGGGAGATAACGGATGCTGCCAAGTCTCGAGTTGTAAAGAAGGTAAAGAATAAGCAAGAGATTTTACCTCCCATCCAGAAACATTCACCCGCGATTCCAAAAAGTCGGGAAAATCCTCCTCTAATTCAGAAAAAACAGGATGCTTATTTTAAGCAGTCGAAACCGAATATAGAAAAACCGAAGAAATCTGAGATGCCTCCAATTCAAGAAGTTGATCTTGCTGTCCTGCTTGAGCTTCCAGATGAAattagaaatgaaatattgaacgAATATCGTGCTAAGGCAAACGAATCTAAACAACTTGCAATTCCAGGGTGCAGTGCAAACGCAATCAATAACGAAGTTCGTGATAAATCACCAATCGATGAGGCTAATCTATCGATTTCACAAGTTGATCCAGACGTTCTAGCAGCATTGCCAAAAGATATACAGAATGACGTTAAAGATTACTGCGCTTCCAAGAAGCTGGAGAAAAATACGACGTCTGCACAAATGAATAACAAGAATGTTTTGATTCCTAAACGGTTTGGAACGGCAACAAGCAGATCAACAGTGAATCAGAAAGCCACACGGTCAATTAAATCTAAAGTTAGTGATAATGGAAAGAGCAGTAAGACtagtaaaaataagaaaaacatcTTAGTAAATAATactaaaagtttgaaaaagtcTCCCGAGCCAAAACAGCAAGTTTTAGATAACGATCCTGGCCCTGCAGCAGAGCTGCTAAAACTTGATACACCGGACATTGAGAGTAAGATTAAGGAAAATGCGACTGATAATATTATGTCATTGAGCATGGCAGCAAAATCTGGAGATCCTGAAGATCAGAAAGCATTGCTGAAACTTTTAGTCGAGGAATTAATGGATTTGTCATTAAAAGAG GTCAAGATCCAGATTCAAAATTGGATATCTGAATCAGATTCCGTAAACGAGGTAGATTTTTTAGCGTTTACCACGTTTCTCAGCAGTCTACCCAAGGAAAAACGTATTGAAGATTTGCACGTTTTATTGAAGACCATGCACag ATTCATCAGCAAAAGCAAACTTTGTGTTTGGCACCGAGCATACAGAAAAACTGTCGAACATGTCCAGCATCACATGTTGGCTACTTATGACAGCAGTTTAATGGTACCATCAATCGAGTGTGAACATGTTGCTTGCAGTAACGGTGAAGACACATAA
- the LOC107222492 gene encoding DNA repair protein Rev1 isoform X4, which produces MIIVRRVRRLHHISTMGAVFKDYINELRDKSDKSFPGLESLKKLKRPNRTPETLDPMNSDSDEDLIDSSLDEKFAKQEPVIMHIDMDCFFVSVGLRNRPELKGLPVAVTHAKGNKAPQNASSREIEMKMYKERFKEKLNKGQKIEEKDQESSTVADKHYENASLSEIASCSYEARKAGLKNGMFLGQALKLCPDLKTIPYDFEGYKEVSYALYDIVATYTLDIEAVSCDEMYADCTKIISESGLRPLEFAEIIRKQITEKTGCPVSTGFGGNKLQARLATKKAKPNGQFYLEHKDVRRYMSTINIRDLPGVGATMTHKLNGMGVFTCAELQSVAIRELQKELGKKTGEMVYNMCRGIDNTKLNLEHVRKSVSAEVNYGIRFESATDADKFLKQLSEEVCNRLIKANVKGRCVTLKLMIRSKNAPVETAKYMGHGICDHITRSKNLISPVNDLSIIAKEVLTLWNQLQQIPEDVRGVGIQISRLESTKSSEKSNLMAFINKTQQPGSKNKPEILSIQNVPKESKLGRLHGFLLTSKQCTPIAKSTVNSTSLASSLQSTPSISSEKKAVTTSNSVESGGSAISKENKSLRQATSSISENGNQFIDQQLRSSKPESKPNNIEDHLLMQEIDESVLAELPEEIQREITDAAKSRVVKKVKNKQEILPPIQKHSPAIPKSRENPPLIQKKQDAYFKQSKPNIEKPKKSEMPPIQEVDLAVLLELPDEIRNEILNEYRAKANESKQLAIPGCSANAINNEVRDKSPIDEANLSISQVDPDVLAALPKDIQNDVKDYCASKKLEKNTTSAQMNNKNVLIPKRFGTATSRSTVNQKATRSIKSKVSDNGKSSKTSKNKKNILVNNTKSLKKSPEPKQQVLDNDPGPAAELLKLDTPDIESKIKENATDNIMSLSMAAKSGDPEDQKALLKLLVEELMDLSLKEVKIQIQNWISESDSVNEVDFLAFTTFLSSLPKEKRIEDLHVLLKTMHRFISKSKLCVWHRAYRKTVEHVQHHMLATYDSSLMVPSIECEHVACSNGEDT; this is translated from the exons ATGATAATAGTACGAAGAGTAAGGAG GCTGCATCATATTTCTACAATGGGGGCCGTCTTTAAGGATTACATTAACGAGCTCAGAGATAAGAGTGACAAGTCATTCCCGGGACTTGAGAGTctcaagaaattgaaaagacCTAATCGAACACCAGAGACTTTGGATCCAATGAATTCAGACTCTGATGAAGATCTGATCGACTCATCCTTAGATGAGAAATTTGCGAAGCAGGAACCAGTCATAATGCACATTGATATGGACTGCTTCTTTGTTTCTGTTGGGCTGAGAAATAGGCCTGAATTAAAGGGTCTCCCTGTGGCCGTGACGCATGCGAAGGGCAACAAAGCTCCCCAGAATGCAAGCTCGCGTGagatagaaatgaaaatgtacaAGGAGAGATTTAAAGAGAAATTGAACAAGGGGCAGAAGATAGAAGAGAAGGATCAGGAGTCGAGCACTGTGGCCGATAAACATTACGAAAATGCTTCTCTATCTGAAATTGCGTCATGTTCTTACGAAGCAAGGAAAGCTGGTCTCAAGAATGGAATGTTCTTGGGACAAGCATTAAAACTCTGTCCAGATCTTAAAACTATTCCTTATGACTTCGAAGGCTACAAAGAAGTCTCTTACGCTTTGTACGACATAGTGGCAACTTACACTTTGGACATCGAGGCGGTGAGTTGCGATGAAATGTATGCCGATTGCACAAAAATCATCTCTGAGTCCGGCCTGCGACCGTTGGAGTTTGCTGAGATTATAAGAAAACAGATTACTGAAAAAACTGGATGTCCCGTTTCTACTGGATTTGGTGGGAATAAATTACAGGCTAGACTAGCAACAAAGAAAGCTAAACCCAATGGACAATTTTACCTAGAGCATAAAGATGTTCGACGATACATGAGCACCATTAATATCAGAGACTTGCCAG gTGTTGGCGCTACAATGACCCACAAATTGAATGGAATGGGAGTCTTCACATGTGCCGAGTTACAGAGCGTAGCCATACGGGAGTTACAGAAAGAGCTGGGTAAAAAAACTGGAGAAATGGTTTACAATATGTGCCGTGGTATagataatacaaaattgaatttggagCATGTAAGAAAGTCAGTTTCTGCCGAAGTCAATTACGGAATAAGATTTGAAAGTGCGACAGATGctgataaatttttgaaacaattatcTGAAGAAGTTTGCAATAGGCTTATAAAAGCCAATGTAAAGGGTAGATGCGTCACTTTGAAGCTAATGATTAGATCAAAGAACGCCCCCGTTGAAACGGCAAAATATATGGGCCATGGAATTTGTGATCATATAACTAGGTCTAAAAATCTCATTTCACCTGTTAATGACTTATCCATCATTGCTAA AGAAGTTCTCACTCTATGGAATCAACTTCAACAAATACCAGAGGATGTTCGGGGAGTTGGAATACAAATTTCTCGATTAGAATCCACCAAAAGTAGTGAAAAATCTAATCTAATGGCATTCATTAATAAAACGCAACAGCCTGGTTCCAAAAACAAACCAGAGATTTTGAGTATACAAAACGTCCCAAAAGAATCTAAACTTGGAAGATTGCATGGTTTTCTCCTTACTTCTAAGCAATGCACGCCAATTGCTAAGAGTACGGTCAATTCAACAAGCTTAGCTAGTTCTTTGCAGAGTACTCCATCAATTTCTAGTGAAAAAAAGGCAGTTACAACTTCCAACTCAGTTGAAAGTGGAGGATCTGCGATcagtaaagaaaataaaagtctGCGACAAGCAACTTCTAGTATCAGTGAAAATGGCAATCAGTTTATTGATCAACAGTTAAGATCTAGTAAGCCTGAAAGTAAACCTAATAATATTGAAGATCATCTGCTGATGCAGGAGATCGACGAGTCTGTGCTGGCAGAACTGCCTGAAGAAATTCAAAGGGAGATAACGGATGCTGCCAAGTCTCGAGTTGTAAAGAAGGTAAAGAATAAGCAAGAGATTTTACCTCCCATCCAGAAACATTCACCCGCGATTCCAAAAAGTCGGGAAAATCCTCCTCTAATTCAGAAAAAACAGGATGCTTATTTTAAGCAGTCGAAACCGAATATAGAAAAACCGAAGAAATCTGAGATGCCTCCAATTCAAGAAGTTGATCTTGCTGTCCTGCTTGAGCTTCCAGATGAAattagaaatgaaatattgaacgAATATCGTGCTAAGGCAAACGAATCTAAACAACTTGCAATTCCAGGGTGCAGTGCAAACGCAATCAATAACGAAGTTCGTGATAAATCACCAATCGATGAGGCTAATCTATCGATTTCACAAGTTGATCCAGACGTTCTAGCAGCATTGCCAAAAGATATACAGAATGACGTTAAAGATTACTGCGCTTCCAAGAAGCTGGAGAAAAATACGACGTCTGCACAAATGAATAACAAGAATGTTTTGATTCCTAAACGGTTTGGAACGGCAACAAGCAGATCAACAGTGAATCAGAAAGCCACACGGTCAATTAAATCTAAAGTTAGTGATAATGGAAAGAGCAGTAAGACtagtaaaaataagaaaaacatcTTAGTAAATAATactaaaagtttgaaaaagtcTCCCGAGCCAAAACAGCAAGTTTTAGATAACGATCCTGGCCCTGCAGCAGAGCTGCTAAAACTTGATACACCGGACATTGAGAGTAAGATTAAGGAAAATGCGACTGATAATATTATGTCATTGAGCATGGCAGCAAAATCTGGAGATCCTGAAGATCAGAAAGCATTGCTGAAACTTTTAGTCGAGGAATTAATGGATTTGTCATTAAAAGAG GTCAAGATCCAGATTCAAAATTGGATATCTGAATCAGATTCCGTAAACGAGGTAGATTTTTTAGCGTTTACCACGTTTCTCAGCAGTCTACCCAAGGAAAAACGTATTGAAGATTTGCACGTTTTATTGAAGACCATGCACag ATTCATCAGCAAAAGCAAACTTTGTGTTTGGCACCGAGCATACAGAAAAACTGTCGAACATGTCCAGCATCACATGTTGGCTACTTATGACAGCAGTTTAATGGTACCATCAATCGAGTGTGAACATGTTGCTTGCAGTAACGGTGAAGACACATAA